CAGATGTAACAAGCTATACCATTACAGGTGATGCGGTTAGTAATGGAGTAACTTATAGCAATGATCCTGAATTCTATTATTGGGCAAGAAGAGGACCTTCTTGTCATCTCACTTATACCGTTCCAACCACCGAAAAAGTGAGCTTTTACTATTCAGAGATTGAAGTCCCTCAGGGATCAGATCCTCATGGTTCCTATTTTATGGCGAATGGATTCGGTGAAGGGTATTTTGGTTTTCAAGTAAACTCAGATACAGAAAGACGAATTTTGTTCTCTGTTTGGAGTCCATATCAAACTGATGATCCAAATTCAATTCCGGATGACCATAAAATTATACTGAACAAAAAAGGTCCAGAAGTTCAAACCGGAGAATTTGGCAATGAAGGTTCTGGTGGTCAGAGTTTTCTAAGGTACAATTGGCAAGCAGGCACAACCTATAAATTCCTTTTAAAAGGTGAACCTGATGGAACTGGAAAAACAGATTATACCGCATGGTTTTATGCTCCAGAACAAGGGCAATGGAGACTGATCGCAAGTTTTAAAAGACCTAAAACAGATAAATACCTCACAAATTTCCATAGTTTCCTAGAGAACTTTAACCCAAATCAAGGACACTTAGCGAGAACTGCAGACTATAAAAACCAATGGGTTAGAACAACTTCAGGAAATTGGGAAAAAGTATCAGAAGCAAAATTCACAGTAGATAATACGTACAGGTCAAAACAAAGAATTGACGCCATTGGAGGTAAAAACAATAACGGTTATTTCCTGAAAAATGGTGGTTTCTTCAGTGAGTTGGTTACCCCTGGAACGAAATTTAATTTCGATAATATAAGCCAAGCGCCACAAATAGACTTTAACTCGTTACCATAAGTACATTATTATTCACTCAAATTAGTATATTTACTTTGATGATACATGTTGCCTGTGCCTTAATTGAAAAAGATCAACAGTTATTGATTTGTCAAAGATCTGCTGATATGAAACTCCCCTTAAAATGGGAGTTCCCGGGAGGAAAATTGGAAGATGGTGAAACCCTGCAAGAATGCTTGCTGAGAGAGGTGTTGGAAGAAATCAATCTAAATATTGAAATCGTTGAAGAACTCACAAAGGTAGAATACCACTACCCGGATTTCTCACTGACCCTTTATCCATTTGTTTGCACCATAATTGGTGGTGAAATTAATGCAAACGAACATGAACAAGTGTTATGGGTTGATAGAACTGAATTGTTCCGCTTTGATTGGGCAAATGCAGATCTTCCAATTGTAGAAGAATATATCCGTACCCGAAGAGAAGAAGTCTAATTTAATGACATACAAAACAAAAGCATGGTGAAAGTCTATTCACCATGCTTTTTTATTGCCTAAAGCAATTGTCTCAAAGCCAATTCATAAGCTCTGGACGATATATGTGTTTTGGTTTCTGGCATATATTCATGGATGTTTTTCAAAGCCTTTAAGATCACTTCTGAAACATCTTGGAACAATGAATCATCACTGATTTCAATATTAGGTTGCATCAAGTATGCAAATACCCGAGCCATTCCACAATTGGCCACAAAATCTGGAATAACCGCAACGTGCTGATCTGCGTATTCCATCACTGGACCATAGAAAATCTCCCTATCAGCAAAAGGAACATTGGCACCTGAAGCAATCACTTCCAGTCCATTTTCAACCATCAGCTGAATCTGCTCCTTTGATACCAACCTCGATGCTGCCGCAGGGATAAATATCTCAGCTCCCATTTCCCAAATCCTAGAATTAATCTCCTCAAAACTCAACATGGAATCAGAAAATAAAGAATTTCCCTTTCGACCCAAAAACAAATCGCGAATCTCATCCTCCGTAAATCCATCAGGATTCAGCAATCCTCCAACCCTGTCGATTATCCCCACAATCTGAACACCCATCTTACTCAGATAAAATGCAGCCGATGCAGCCACATTACCCCAACCTTGTATTATGGCACGTTTTTCAGAGATCCTACCGCCAAATAAATTATAAAAATGTTTTTACTGACTCAGCAACACCATATCCTGTGATCATATCAGCAACCTTAAACTTACGCTTAAGGTCTGGGCTATAATGAGAGTCCTCCAAAACTTTGGAAACTCCATATCTCAATTGACCAATTTGATGAATCCTGCCATTCTCACGAATATCAAAATGACCATTCAAAACACCTTCTTGGAGGGTGCCATAAACCAAACTGCTCAGTCAAAGGGATTACATCATAGATTTCATCTACGTTAAGATCACCACCCGTTCCGTAATAATTCTTCAACAATGGAGTCACTACTTTAAACCAACGTTGCAAACACCATGCTTTCTGGGGTCGGCAGGGTCAAAATTAATTCCCGATTTTGCACCGCCGATTGAAGGACCTGAAACGGTGAATTTTACTTCCATCGTCTTTGCCAACGACTCACTTCATTACGGTCCAGACCTGAACGCATCCGCGTACCACCACCGGCAGCTCCCCACGCAATGAGTTGATAACAACCCAACCTTCAGCATCTGTCTCCGTATCCTTCCATTCAAAAACAATCTCCGGTTGTTTTTGCTCAAATTCTTGCAATAATTCTTTCATTATCAATAGGTTCATCTGGAAATATTATAATTACCCCTCTTTTCTTGCTCTCTTTCAATCGCTTCAAATAAGGCCTTGAAATTACCAGCTCCAAAACTCTGAGCACCCTTGCGCTGAATAATCTCAAAGAATAAGGTTGGACGGTCCTCAACGGGCTTCGTGAAAATCTGAAGCAAATAACCCTCTTCATCCCTATCAACCAAAATCCCCAGTTCCTGAATGGCTTTGATCTCCTCATCGATCTCACCGACACGTTCTGGCAACATATCATAATATGCCTCAGGTGGAGCACCCAAAAACTCAA
The Sphingobacterium daejeonense genome window above contains:
- a CDS encoding (deoxy)nucleoside triphosphate pyrophosphohydrolase, translating into MIHVACALIEKDQQLLICQRSADMKLPLKWEFPGGKLEDGETLQECLLREVLEEINLNIEIVEELTKVEYHYPDFSLTLYPFVCTIIGGEINANEHEQVLWVDRTELFRFDWANADLPIVEEYIRTRREEV
- a CDS encoding DUF3472 domain-containing protein; the protein is MKKLTYSFYLPLTLFVLLTLACSKQTYTAAKNKSNDSTYTLPLAGNAFLTSKESGSSDQINNNGLANWSNENTVISSYIRVNNAGTIKLGLNAKVLPDGNSSQVKVTVNGNSKTLDLKNSEINEYPIGDFTVDTGYVKIDLQGIKKSGAYFADVTSYTITGDAVSNGVTYSNDPEFYYWARRGPSCHLTYTVPTTEKVSFYYSEIEVPQGSDPHGSYFMANGFGEGYFGFQVNSDTERRILFSVWSPYQTDDPNSIPDDHKIILNKKGPEVQTGEFGNEGSGGQSFLRYNWQAGTTYKFLLKGEPDGTGKTDYTAWFYAPEQGQWRLIASFKRPKTDKYLTNFHSFLENFNPNQGHLARTADYKNQWVRTTSGNWEKVSEAKFTVDNTYRSKQRIDAIGGKNNNGYFLKNGGFFSELVTPGTKFNFDNISQAPQIDFNSLP